The Pseudomonadota bacterium genome includes a region encoding these proteins:
- the gmk gene encoding guanylate kinase: MWNDEGTTEGGRHRDKIKGRLFVVSGPSGVGKSTLIERFLRKDRNAVFSVSYTTRVIRKGEVNGKNYYFIDEKTFKDMAESRSFLEWENIHGHFYGTPKKEVLDILETGKDIFLDIDVKGALNIKKQYPDACLVFVEPPSKDELIRRLSFRKEQEIDIRMKRVEEEIDKKYLFEYTIINDNLEKAYAAFRHIIKSVKGKKNGKDNC, from the coding sequence ATGTGGAATGATGAGGGCACAACTGAGGGCGGTAGACATAGAGACAAAATAAAAGGACGGCTATTTGTCGTTTCCGGGCCGTCCGGGGTAGGGAAAAGCACACTCATTGAAAGATTCTTGAGGAAAGACCGGAATGCTGTTTTTTCAGTCTCCTATACAACGCGGGTGATAAGAAAGGGTGAGGTAAACGGAAAGAACTACTATTTTATTGATGAAAAGACTTTTAAGGATATGGCGGAAAGCAGAAGTTTCCTCGAATGGGAGAACATACACGGCCATTTTTATGGCACGCCAAAAAAAGAGGTTCTGGATATACTGGAAACAGGAAAGGATATTTTCCTCGATATTGACGTAAAAGGTGCATTAAACATAAAAAAACAATACCCGGATGCCTGCCTTGTGTTCGTTGAACCCCCTTCAAAAGATGAATTGATAAGGAGGCTCTCCTTCAGAAAAGAACAAGAGATTGATATACGCATGAAAAGGGTAGAGGAAGAGATTGATAAAAAATACCTTTTCGAGTATACTATTATCAATGACAATCTTGAGAAAGCATACGCAGCGTTTAGACACATCATTAAAAGCGTAAAGGGGAAGAAAAATGGCAAGGATAACTGTTGA
- a CDS encoding YicC family protein — MIKSMTGFSKVEMEFEEGRLNCEARALNNRYLEIGLKLPKIDYAGEQKLRELVKRYIKRGKVDITIKWEKSNGGSNALKVNENAVRQYLEVLSILKKNFGLKGQLTIENILSFRDIITYEENNNISEKILAKPFENLMKKLDEERVKEGKIIQKDLTGRLKKITQNLKEIEKRWPLIIKAHENKLKERMMEIIKTASIDEIRVLQELAIYMERLDISEEIVRLKGHIENFNNTPKSDDAIGRKLDFIIQEMVRETNTIGSKSNDLYINERVVHIKVEIEKMREQAQNVE, encoded by the coding sequence ATGATCAAAAGCATGACAGGGTTTTCAAAGGTTGAAATGGAATTTGAAGAAGGAAGACTGAATTGTGAGGCACGGGCGCTGAACAACAGGTATCTTGAAATAGGCCTGAAACTCCCGAAGATAGATTACGCCGGTGAACAAAAATTGCGGGAGCTTGTAAAGCGTTATATCAAGCGCGGCAAGGTAGATATCACGATAAAATGGGAAAAGTCGAACGGGGGGTCAAATGCTCTTAAAGTAAATGAAAATGCCGTAAGACAATACCTTGAAGTGCTAAGTATATTGAAGAAAAACTTCGGCTTAAAAGGCCAGTTGACAATAGAAAACATTCTGAGCTTCAGAGATATTATCACATACGAGGAAAACAACAATATTTCAGAAAAAATCCTTGCAAAACCCTTCGAAAACCTGATGAAAAAGCTTGACGAGGAGAGAGTTAAAGAAGGAAAGATAATACAGAAAGATCTGACTGGCAGGCTGAAAAAGATTACACAGAATCTCAAAGAAATAGAAAAAAGATGGCCCCTTATCATCAAAGCACATGAAAACAAATTAAAAGAACGAATGATGGAGATCATAAAAACGGCCTCCATAGATGAAATAAGGGTTTTGCAGGAACTGGCAATCTATATGGAGCGGCTCGATATTTCTGAAGAGATTGTCCGGCTGAAGGGGCATATTGAAAACTTTAATAACACGCCGAAATCTGATGATGCTATCGGAAGAAAACTTGATTTTATTATCCAGGAAATGGTCAGAGAGACAAACACTATCGGAAGCAAATCAAACGATTTATACATAAATGAAAGGGTTGTTCATATAAAGGTAGAGATAGAAAAGATGAGGGAACAGGCACAGAATGTGGAATGA